In a genomic window of Pelecanus crispus isolate bPelCri1 chromosome 1, bPelCri1.pri, whole genome shotgun sequence:
- the CLDND1 gene encoding claudin domain-containing protein 1: MMDNRFATALVIACVLSLISTIYMAASIGTDFWYEYHTLSPAENVSEAGRSIWEEFISDEADEKTYTDALFRCNGTVGLWRRCITVPKNSHWYSPPETDMTTNCISFSLSDQFMEKYIEPGNHNSGTDLNRTYLWRLQFLLPFVSLGLMCFGALIGLCACACRSLYPAIATGVLHFLAGLCTLGLVGCYVAGIELLHKKLPLPDDVRGEFGWSFCLACVAAPLQFMAAALFIWAARTNRKEFTLLKAYRVA, from the exons ATGATGGATAACCGTTTTGCTACAGCGCTAGTAATTGCTTGTGTTCTCAGCCTCATCTCCACCATCTATATGGCAGCTTCCATTGGCACTGACTTTTGGTACGAATACCACACCCTGTCCCCAGCTGAGAATGTTAGTGAAGCTGGTAGGAGCATCTGGGAGGAATTTATCAGCGACGAGGCAGATGAGAAGACCTACACAGATGCGCTCTTCCGGTGCAACGGCACAGTCGGATTGTGGCGGAGGTGTATCACTGTACCCAAAAACTCTCACTGGTACAGCCCACCAG aaactGATATGACTACAAACTGCATCAGTTTTTCCCTCTCTGATCAGTTTATGGAAAAGTACATAGAGCCTGGAAATCACAATAGTGGCACGGATTTGAATCGAACTT ATCTCTGGCGATTGCAGTTTCTTCTGCCCTTTGTCAGCCTTGGCCTCATGTGCTTCGGGGCTCTGATTGGGCTCTGTGCTTGTGCCTGTCGCAGCCTTTACCCCGCCATTGCCACTGGAGTCCTCCATTTCCTGGCAG GGCTTTGTACGCTGGGCCTCGTTGGCTGCTATGTAGCTGGGATTGAGCTGCTCCATAAGAAGCTGCCCCTGCCTGATGATGTGAGGGGTGAATTTGGCTGGTCCTTCTGCCTAGCCTGTGTCGCAGCACCTTTGCAGTTCATGGCAGCTGCTCTCTTCATCTGGGCAGCTCGCACCAACAGAAAGGAATTCACTCTCTTGAAAGCGTACCGTGTAGCATAA